A genomic region of Coriobacteriia bacterium contains the following coding sequences:
- the mgtA gene encoding magnesium-translocating P-type ATPase: MPADTTTLWSEPAEDLARELSVTTQGLTSRQADERLTKFGPNQLRAEDRTGALRLLARQFTNPIVLLLVGAAVLSGFLGDAADAAIIGVIVLASGLLGFFQERGAANAVRGLLDRVSLRAKAVRDGAEVDVPAESIVPGDVVILSAGSAVPGDARLLESSDLFVDESALTGETFPAEKNIGDVPADTPLAHRTNVVFMGTHVVSGSARALIVHTGATTEFGGISEHLRKPPPETDFEHGVRKFGYLLLQVTLLLVLGIFAANVFRHQPVLDSFLFAMALAVGLTPQLLPAIISINLSHGARDMAEHQVIVKRLASIENLGSMNVLCSDKTGTLTQGIVHVKSAVDLDGKESPDVLFKAALNSCFETGFANPIDDAIRGVADDLVTGWSKLDEVPYDFLRKRLSVLAEKDGRVLMVTKGAVPAVLEVSTLCRMPDGTTCDLADVTARVTSQVQQLAEKGLRTLAVASRSFDAPLDITRTDEHDMTLEGLVVLFDPPKEDACEAVADLKRLGVSLKIITGDSAAVARTLGGQMGLDEPVVMSGPELGRLSDSALQNASRGVDIFAEIEPNQKERIIIAIKKAGNVVGFMGDGINDAAALHAADVGISVDSAVDVAKEAAQIVLLSPGLDVLAQGVKSGRTTFANTIKYVFMATSANFGNMFSMAGASLFLSYLPLLPTQILLTNLLTDFPEMTIATDRVDPELVETPRRWDVGFIRNFMLVFGTVSSVFDYATFGVLLFLLHASPAEFRTGWFTESVLSASMIVLVIRTRRSFLKSRPSWQLATATAAIACVTLALPYTPLGELFKFVHLPWHFYLALAAILVGYVGLAELAKRAFYRLHP, encoded by the coding sequence ATGCCTGCCGACACCACCACCTTGTGGAGCGAGCCCGCCGAAGATCTCGCGCGGGAGCTCTCGGTCACCACGCAAGGGCTGACCTCGCGTCAGGCCGACGAGCGACTCACGAAGTTCGGTCCCAATCAGCTGCGCGCTGAGGACCGTACCGGCGCGCTGAGGCTGCTGGCTCGGCAGTTCACCAACCCCATCGTCTTGCTCCTCGTGGGCGCGGCGGTGCTCTCCGGCTTCCTCGGCGACGCCGCGGATGCGGCAATCATCGGCGTAATCGTGCTGGCCAGCGGGCTGCTGGGCTTCTTCCAGGAGCGTGGCGCGGCCAACGCCGTGCGCGGGCTGCTCGACCGCGTCTCGCTCAGAGCCAAGGCCGTGCGCGATGGGGCCGAAGTCGACGTCCCCGCTGAGAGCATCGTGCCGGGTGACGTCGTCATCTTGAGCGCCGGCAGCGCCGTGCCCGGGGACGCGCGGCTGCTGGAGAGTAGCGACCTGTTCGTCGACGAGTCCGCGCTGACCGGCGAGACCTTCCCCGCAGAGAAGAACATCGGCGACGTGCCGGCCGACACGCCACTGGCCCACCGCACCAACGTCGTCTTCATGGGCACGCACGTGGTGAGCGGCTCGGCTCGGGCCCTCATCGTGCATACCGGCGCGACGACCGAGTTCGGCGGCATCTCCGAGCACCTGCGCAAACCTCCGCCCGAGACCGATTTCGAGCACGGTGTGCGCAAGTTCGGCTACCTGTTGCTGCAGGTCACGCTGCTTCTGGTCCTCGGCATATTCGCGGCCAATGTCTTTCGCCACCAGCCGGTGCTCGACAGCTTCCTGTTCGCCATGGCGCTTGCGGTGGGTCTCACCCCGCAGCTGCTACCGGCCATCATCAGCATCAACCTGAGCCATGGCGCCCGCGACATGGCCGAGCACCAGGTCATCGTCAAACGGCTTGCGTCGATCGAGAACCTCGGCAGCATGAACGTGCTTTGCTCGGACAAGACCGGAACGCTGACACAGGGCATCGTCCACGTGAAGAGCGCCGTCGACCTGGACGGCAAGGAGTCGCCCGACGTGCTGTTCAAGGCCGCCCTGAACTCGTGCTTCGAGACGGGCTTCGCCAACCCCATCGACGACGCGATCCGCGGCGTTGCCGACGACCTCGTGACGGGCTGGAGCAAGCTCGACGAGGTGCCCTACGACTTCCTGCGCAAACGCCTGTCGGTGCTGGCCGAGAAGGACGGCCGCGTCCTGATGGTCACGAAGGGCGCTGTCCCTGCGGTGCTCGAGGTCTCCACACTGTGCCGCATGCCCGACGGAACCACGTGCGACCTAGCCGACGTCACCGCGCGCGTGACGTCGCAGGTCCAGCAACTCGCCGAGAAGGGCCTACGCACGCTCGCCGTCGCCTCGCGCAGCTTCGACGCGCCGCTCGATATCACGCGCACCGACGAGCACGACATGACGCTCGAGGGGCTCGTCGTGCTCTTCGACCCGCCCAAGGAAGACGCGTGCGAGGCGGTCGCCGACCTCAAGCGGCTCGGCGTTTCGCTCAAGATCATCACCGGCGACTCGGCGGCGGTGGCGCGCACTCTCGGCGGGCAGATGGGCCTCGACGAGCCGGTCGTCATGAGCGGCCCCGAGCTTGGGCGACTCTCTGACTCCGCGCTGCAGAACGCATCGCGCGGAGTCGACATCTTCGCCGAGATCGAGCCCAACCAGAAGGAACGCATCATCATCGCGATCAAGAAGGCCGGCAACGTGGTCGGCTTCATGGGCGATGGCATCAACGACGCGGCGGCGCTGCACGCAGCTGACGTGGGGATCTCGGTCGACTCGGCGGTTGACGTGGCCAAGGAAGCCGCACAGATCGTCCTGCTCTCGCCTGGCCTCGACGTGCTCGCCCAAGGCGTGAAGAGCGGGCGCACCACGTTCGCAAACACGATCAAGTACGTCTTCATGGCCACGAGCGCGAACTTCGGCAACATGTTCTCGATGGCCGGCGCGTCGCTCTTCCTGAGCTACCTGCCGCTACTTCCGACGCAGATTCTCCTCACAAACCTGCTCACCGACTTCCCCGAGATGACCATCGCGACCGACCGCGTCGATCCCGAGCTGGTCGAGACACCGCGACGCTGGGACGTCGGCTTCATCCGCAACTTCATGCTCGTATTCGGGACCGTCTCGAGCGTCTTTGACTACGCGACCTTCGGAGTGCTGCTCTTCCTTCTGCACGCCTCCCCCGCCGAGTTCCGCACGGGCTGGTTCACCGAGAGCGTGCTGTCGGCGTCGATGATCGTGCTGGTGATTCGCACTCGGCGCTCGTTCCTGAAGAGCCGCCCGTCGTGGCAGCTTGCGACGGCAACGGCTGCCATCGCCTGCGTGACGCTCGCGCTGCCGTACACGCCACTCGGCGAGCTGTTCAAGTTCGTGCATCTACCGTGGCACTTCTACCTGGCGCTGGCTGCGATTCTGGTGGGCTATGTCGGCCTTGCGGAGCTAGCAAAGCGCGCCTTCTACCGCCTTCACCCGTGA
- a CDS encoding GNAT family protein — protein sequence MPRLADLPTLHGPRVTLRPPKAGETDLLADAIAVDPAAGPRWSTDCATMRRWLAEDEINLLVVELDGVSVGIVDFEEVLEPEYHSAGMDIALLECCTGKGVGGEVLQILGAWLIDVRGHHRLTIDPAADNARAIRSYSKIGYQPIGIARCYERGPDGSWHDNLLMDVLAEEFVRG from the coding sequence ATGCCCCGACTTGCCGACCTGCCCACCCTGCACGGACCTCGCGTCACGCTGCGGCCGCCCAAGGCTGGCGAGACCGATCTGTTGGCCGACGCCATCGCGGTCGACCCCGCTGCCGGACCGCGCTGGAGCACCGACTGTGCGACGATGCGCCGCTGGCTTGCCGAGGACGAGATCAACCTGCTGGTCGTAGAGCTCGACGGCGTATCGGTTGGCATCGTGGACTTCGAGGAGGTTCTCGAGCCCGAGTACCACTCGGCCGGGATGGATATCGCCCTTCTTGAGTGCTGCACCGGCAAGGGTGTGGGAGGCGAAGTGCTGCAGATCCTAGGCGCCTGGCTCATCGACGTCCGCGGTCATCACCGCCTCACCATCGACCCTGCCGCCGACAACGCTCGCGCGATTCGCTCGTACTCCAAGATAGGCTACCAGCCGATCGGCATCGCGCGTTGCTACGAGCGCGGGCCTGACGGTTCGTGGCACGACAACCTACTCATGGACGTGCTTGCTGAGGAGTTCGTGCGGGGCTGA